A window from Rhea pennata isolate bPtePen1 chromosome 1, bPtePen1.pri, whole genome shotgun sequence encodes these proteins:
- the LOC134137972 gene encoding C-type lectin domain family 4 member D-like produces MAAEITYAEVKFRNASLSAEVKAPPKKKDCDHHTQKYPPWLPWLISLLLLLVCITLIITLFVSHFSHNQEELKTLPQNATEWLCVSVMPPSKGRGWMCCPMGWRFFQKSCYYTSTDSMTWNDSKKNCTGMGSHLVVIDTEDEQVFLSAWLKEEIRYMRKDNYYIGLSAQNVGQWHWVDKTPFNVTAVFWRIGEPSNVEEEKCVVIHWKEKKHWNWNDLRCDIRSPRICEAAAITV; encoded by the exons atggcagcagaaaTCACCTACGCTGAGGTGAAGTTCAGGAATGCATCACTGTCTGCAGAGGTCAAAG CACCTCCAAAGAAGAAGGACTGTGATCATCACACCCAGAAATACCCACCATGGCTCCCATGGTTGATCTCACTGCTGCTCCTGTTGGTGTGCATCACTCTCATCATTACTCTCTTTG TCAGTCACTTCTCCCATAACCAAGAAGAGCTGAAGACCTTGCCACAGAATGCCACAGAGTGGCTCTGCGTCTCAGTGATGCCACCAAGCAAAG GACGAGGCTGGATGTGCTGCCCAATGGGCTGGAGATTCTTTCAAAAAAGCTGCTACTACACATCAACAGATTCTATGACCTGGAATGACAGCAAGAAAAACTGCACTGGGATGGGCTCCCACCTGGTGGTGATTGATACAGAAGACGAGCAG GTTTTCCTCTCTGCATGGTTAAAAGAAGAGATTCGATATATGAGAAAAGACAATTACTACATTGGTCTGAGTGCACAGAATGTGGGCCAGTGGCACTGGGTGGACAAGACTCCCTTTAATGTGACAGCAGT GTTCTGGAGGATTGGAGAACCAAGCAatgtggaggaggagaagtgtGTTGTAATccactggaaggaaaaaaaacattggaaCTGGAATGATTTGCGATGTGACATCCGTTCTCCTCGAATTTGTGAAGCTGCAGCAATAACCGTTTGA